In Methylobacterium aquaticum, the following are encoded in one genomic region:
- a CDS encoding RidA family protein, with protein sequence MSATLDRLKELGFTLPPAAAPVANYVGFQRSGNLVIISGQLPFGADGQIDPAHKGKVGGAVSPELAAEAARHCALNVLAQLRAAAGNLDDAVVSCLRLGGFINAAPGFSAIAGVMNGASDLMVQVLGERGRHARSTIGVAELPLDAVVEVEGLFEIR encoded by the coding sequence ATGAGCGCGACCCTCGACCGCCTGAAGGAGCTCGGCTTCACCCTGCCGCCGGCCGCGGCCCCCGTGGCGAACTATGTCGGCTTCCAGCGCAGCGGCAATCTGGTGATCATCTCGGGCCAGCTGCCCTTCGGCGCCGACGGCCAGATCGACCCGGCCCACAAGGGCAAGGTCGGCGGCGCGGTGTCGCCGGAGCTGGCCGCCGAGGCGGCGCGGCACTGCGCCCTCAACGTGCTGGCGCAGCTGCGCGCGGCGGCCGGCAACCTCGACGACGCGGTGGTGTCCTGCCTGCGGCTCGGCGGCTTCATCAACGCGGCGCCGGGCTTCTCGGCCATCGCGGGCGTGATGAACGGCGCCTCCGACCTGATGGTGCAGGTGCTGGGCGAGCGCGGCCGCCACGCTCGCTCGACGATCGGCGTCGCGGAGCTTCCCCTCGACGCCGTGGTCGAGGTCGAGGGCCTGTTCGAGATCCGATAG
- a CDS encoding LysE family translocator, which translates to MPLDLYLGFVAATLVLILIPGPNVALIVANSVAHGTRYGLVTVAGTSVALTIQLALTVAGLSAMLSLMATWFEVLRWLGVAYLAWLAIRAWRAPATDLAQTAPEPRAVRAIALRGFLVALTNPKTLLFFGAFLPQFVSPDAAPLGQLTLLAATFLVLAIGGDAVWAALAGRARIVLARGRWRSRLTGGLLMGAGVGLALARRP; encoded by the coding sequence ATGCCCCTCGACCTCTATCTCGGCTTCGTCGCCGCCACCCTCGTCCTGATTCTGATCCCGGGTCCGAACGTCGCCCTCATCGTCGCCAACAGCGTGGCCCACGGCACCCGCTACGGTCTCGTGACGGTGGCGGGGACGAGCGTGGCCTTGACGATCCAGCTCGCGCTCACCGTCGCCGGCCTCTCGGCGATGCTGAGCCTCATGGCGACATGGTTCGAGGTGCTGCGCTGGCTCGGCGTCGCCTACCTCGCCTGGCTCGCGATCCGCGCCTGGCGGGCGCCTGCGACCGACCTCGCGCAGACCGCGCCGGAGCCCCGGGCGGTCCGGGCGATCGCGCTGCGCGGCTTCCTCGTCGCGCTCACCAACCCGAAGACCTTGCTGTTCTTCGGCGCCTTCCTGCCGCAATTCGTCAGCCCGGACGCGGCGCCCCTCGGCCAGTTGACGCTGCTCGCCGCGACCTTCCTGGTTCTGGCGATCGGCGGCGACGCGGTCTGGGCGGCGTTGGCCGGCCGGGCCCGGATCGTGCTGGCGCGCGGGCGGTGGCGCAGCCGACTGACCGGCGGGTTGCTGATGGGCGCGGGCGTCGGGTTGGCGCTGGCGCGGCGGCCGTGA
- the argE gene encoding acetylornithine deacetylase: MTKTGPRLTPLELLARLVSFDTESQKSNLPLIAWVGEYLDAWGVPYIVAPNETGDKAALFATIGPMRDGGVVLSGHTDVVPVAGQNWTSDPYTLRIADGRAYGRGAVDMKGFDALCLALVPEMLAADLKTPIHILLSYDEELTCLGVVDVIARFGKDLPRPGAVIVGEPTDLDVADAHKSIYTYRTTVHGHEAHSSKPALGANAVMAAAELVAGLNRIADQVAAKGDASGRFDPAYTTVHVGVIGGGTARNILPKTCEFQWEFRGLPDLPRDEIPALFEREVERVTRERLNRFGDYGRVETEEDAAVPGLAPEPGSPAERLALRLAGRNHTITVPYATEAGRFQLAGLPTVVCGPGSIDQAHQPDEYITLAALEAGEMFLRQLVRDCAAGWSPV, translated from the coding sequence ATGACCAAGACCGGCCCCCGCCTGACCCCGCTCGAACTCCTCGCCCGGCTGGTCTCATTCGACACCGAGAGCCAGAAGTCGAACCTGCCGCTGATCGCGTGGGTGGGCGAGTACCTCGACGCCTGGGGCGTGCCCTATATCGTCGCCCCCAACGAGACCGGCGACAAGGCAGCGCTCTTCGCCACGATCGGGCCGATGCGGGATGGCGGCGTGGTGCTGTCGGGCCATACCGACGTGGTGCCGGTGGCCGGGCAGAACTGGACCAGCGATCCCTATACCTTGCGCATCGCCGACGGCCGGGCCTATGGCCGCGGCGCCGTCGACATGAAGGGTTTCGACGCGCTCTGCCTCGCCCTGGTGCCGGAGATGCTGGCGGCCGACCTCAAGACGCCGATCCACATCCTGCTCTCCTACGACGAGGAGCTGACCTGCCTCGGCGTCGTCGACGTGATCGCCCGCTTCGGCAAGGATCTGCCGCGGCCGGGCGCGGTGATCGTCGGCGAGCCGACCGACCTCGACGTGGCCGACGCCCACAAGAGCATTTACACCTACCGCACCACCGTCCACGGCCACGAGGCGCATTCCTCCAAGCCCGCGCTCGGCGCCAACGCGGTGATGGCGGCGGCCGAGCTGGTGGCCGGGCTCAACCGCATCGCCGACCAGGTGGCGGCCAAGGGCGATGCGAGCGGCCGGTTCGATCCGGCCTACACCACGGTGCATGTCGGGGTGATCGGCGGCGGCACCGCGCGCAACATCCTGCCCAAGACCTGCGAGTTCCAGTGGGAGTTCCGCGGCCTGCCGGATCTTCCGCGCGACGAGATCCCGGCCCTGTTCGAACGGGAGGTCGAGCGGGTGACCCGCGAGCGGCTCAACCGGTTCGGCGATTACGGCCGTGTCGAGACCGAGGAGGATGCGGCGGTGCCGGGGCTGGCGCCCGAGCCCGGCTCCCCGGCCGAGCGCCTGGCCCTGCGGCTCGCCGGCCGCAACCATACCATCACGGTGCCCTACGCCACCGAGGCCGGCCGCTTCCAGCTCGCCGGCCTGCCGACCGTGGTCTGCGGCCCCGGCTCGATCGACCAGGCCCACCAGCCGGACGAGTACATCACGCTCGCGGCTTTGGAGGCGGGGGAGATGTTTCTGCGGCAGCTGGTGCGGGACTGCGCGGCGGGGTGGAGTCCGGTGTGA
- a CDS encoding PRC-barrel domain-containing protein — translation MSRPLLAAAFLLVAGVSAGSAQDASGLKPVPGTPATLNNDLRPTFVAQEPSDLMASKMIGQSIVNGANETIGSVADIVLGPDLAVKSYVVGVGGFLGLGTKYVSVAKEALQVTRVDDKTLKAVINTDKDQLRAAPEYVYLGQQPSKAETTKSGAQATDTSKSDVPASTGTTTTQPAQQ, via the coding sequence ATGTCCCGCCCCCTCCTCGCCGCCGCGTTCCTCCTCGTCGCCGGCGTCAGCGCCGGATCGGCGCAGGATGCGAGCGGTCTCAAGCCGGTCCCCGGCACGCCCGCCACCCTGAACAACGACCTGCGGCCGACCTTCGTCGCCCAGGAGCCGAGCGACCTCATGGCCTCGAAGATGATCGGCCAGAGCATCGTCAACGGCGCCAACGAGACGATCGGCTCCGTCGCCGACATCGTGCTCGGGCCCGACCTGGCGGTGAAGTCCTACGTCGTCGGCGTCGGCGGCTTCCTGGGGCTGGGCACCAAGTACGTCTCGGTGGCGAAGGAGGCCCTTCAGGTCACCCGGGTCGACGACAAGACCCTCAAGGCGGTGATCAACACCGACAAGGATCAGCTCCGCGCCGCGCCGGAATACGTCTATCTCGGTCAGCAGCCCTCGAAGGCGGAGACCACGAAGTCCGGCGCACAGGCGACCGACACCTCGAAATCCGACGTTCCCGCCTCGACCGGCACCACGACGACCCAGCCGGCGCAGCAGTAA
- the argF gene encoding ornithine carbamoyltransferase, with amino-acid sequence MNAPLKIAPAPRHFLDLTDFSGTELRTVLDACADLKRRRRRGEPPAERPLAGKFLGMVFDKPSTRTRVSFDVAMRELGGETLMLTGREMQLGRGETVADTARVLSRYIDAIMIRILDHGMMLELAEYATIPVINGLTKDSHPCQIMADVLTFEEHRGPIKGRTVAWSGDSNNVLASWAHAAARFDFTLNVACPSEMPVPESLIARAKAEGAVLNVTTDPFEAVAGADAVVTDCWVSMGDEDEAHRHNLLMPYQVNGRLMAAAAKDAVFMHCLPAHRGEEVTAEVIDGPQSVVFDEAENRLHAQKGILAWCLGAVS; translated from the coding sequence ATGAATGCGCCCCTGAAGATCGCGCCGGCCCCCCGGCATTTCCTCGACCTGACCGATTTCAGCGGCACCGAGCTGCGCACGGTCCTCGATGCCTGCGCCGACCTGAAGCGCCGCCGTCGCCGGGGCGAGCCCCCGGCCGAGCGTCCGCTCGCCGGCAAGTTCCTCGGCATGGTGTTCGACAAGCCCTCGACCCGCACCCGCGTCTCCTTCGACGTGGCGATGCGGGAGCTGGGCGGCGAGACCCTGATGCTCACCGGCCGGGAGATGCAGCTCGGCCGCGGCGAGACCGTCGCCGACACCGCCCGGGTCCTGTCGCGCTACATCGACGCCATCATGATCCGCATCCTCGACCACGGCATGATGCTGGAACTGGCCGAATACGCCACCATCCCGGTCATCAACGGCCTGACGAAGGATTCGCACCCGTGCCAGATCATGGCCGACGTGCTGACCTTCGAGGAGCATCGCGGGCCGATCAAGGGCCGCACCGTGGCCTGGTCGGGCGATTCCAACAACGTGCTGGCCTCCTGGGCCCATGCCGCGGCGCGGTTCGACTTCACGCTCAACGTCGCCTGCCCGTCGGAGATGCCGGTGCCGGAGAGCCTGATCGCCCGCGCCAAGGCCGAGGGCGCCGTGCTCAACGTCACCACCGATCCGTTCGAGGCGGTGGCGGGGGCCGACGCGGTCGTGACCGATTGCTGGGTCTCGATGGGCGACGAGGACGAGGCGCACCGCCACAACCTGCTGATGCCCTACCAGGTCAACGGCCGGCTGATGGCCGCCGCCGCCAAGGATGCGGTGTTCATGCACTGCCTGCCGGCCCATCGCGGCGAGGAGGTCACCGCCGAGGTGATCGACGGGCCGCAATCGGTGGTGTTCGACGAGGCCGAGAACCGGCTGCACGCGCAGAAGGGTATTCTGGCCTGGTGCCTCGGCGCCGTTTCCTGA
- a CDS encoding glycerophosphodiester phosphodiesterase family protein yields the protein MSERLAPGWLTARPIAHRGLHDRAAGIPENTIAAAEAAIGGGYAIECDVQLSRDGEAMVFHDAGLGRLTGADGLVRERDAADLGQLTVLGSAERVPTLSEFLARIAGRTPLVIEVKTRHDGDLALAHRTAEIVAAYDGPVALKSFDPVIVGALADLAPGIPRGIVAESRHDDPAYAALTEAQRHGLANLLHVSESRPDFLSWRVDDLPNAATHLCRLLGRMPVMTWTVRTEAQVRLARAHADQMVFEGFRA from the coding sequence ATGTCCGAGCGCCTCGCCCCCGGCTGGCTGACCGCCCGCCCGATCGCCCATCGCGGCCTGCACGACCGCGCCGCCGGCATTCCCGAGAACACGATCGCCGCCGCCGAGGCCGCGATCGGTGGCGGCTACGCGATCGAGTGCGACGTCCAGCTCAGCCGGGACGGCGAGGCGATGGTGTTCCACGATGCCGGCCTAGGCCGGCTCACCGGGGCCGACGGGCTCGTGCGCGAGCGCGACGCCGCCGACCTCGGGCAATTGACGGTGCTCGGCAGCGCCGAGCGCGTCCCGACCCTGTCGGAGTTCTTGGCAAGAATCGCCGGCCGCACGCCGCTGGTGATCGAGGTGAAGACCCGGCACGACGGCGACCTCGCCCTGGCGCACCGCACCGCCGAGATCGTCGCCGCCTATGACGGCCCGGTGGCGCTGAAATCGTTCGATCCCGTGATCGTCGGGGCGCTGGCCGACCTCGCGCCGGGGATTCCCCGCGGGATCGTGGCGGAGAGCCGCCACGACGATCCGGCCTATGCCGCCCTCACCGAGGCGCAACGGCACGGGCTGGCGAACCTGCTGCATGTCTCCGAGAGCCGCCCGGACTTCCTGTCCTGGCGCGTCGACGACCTGCCCAACGCCGCGACCCATCTCTGCCGTCTGCTCGGGCGCATGCCGGTGATGACCTGGACGGTCAGGACCGAGGCGCAGGTGCGGCTGGCGCGGGCGCATGCCGATCAGATGGTGTTCGAGGGGTTTCGGGCCTGA
- a CDS encoding CsbD family protein, translating into MSSTTDKIKGLANEAVGNIKQGIGSATGNEKLQAEGKAQELKGEAQKTTGDVKDGIKNAADTVKSKI; encoded by the coding sequence ATGAGCAGCACCACCGACAAGATCAAGGGCCTGGCCAACGAAGCCGTCGGCAACATCAAGCAGGGTATCGGCAGCGCCACCGGCAACGAGAAGCTGCAGGCCGAGGGCAAGGCCCAGGAGCTGAAGGGCGAGGCCCAGAAGACCACCGGCGACGTCAAGGACGGCATCAAGAATGCCGCCGACACGGTGAAGAGCAAGATCTGA
- a CDS encoding potassium channel family protein — protein MSSLKTRLQALYEGDTDQAHRFRYALLAFDVATIAFVIATSFLPLSPWILALDGVLGLGVLADFLGRLMISRAPAREFLRLSTWTDVVAIASFLAPMFAEGVGFLRILRTLRLLRTYQLLERLRHDSAFFRRNEEAILAATNLVVFVFVMTGVVYVTQHRTNPAIGSPVDALYFTVTSLTTTGYGDITLPGTSGRLISVFVMICGVTLFFRLAQVVFRPYKVRFPCPTCGLQRHEPDAVHCKACGTTLNIPDEGAD, from the coding sequence ATGTCCTCCCTGAAAACCCGATTGCAGGCCCTCTACGAGGGCGACACCGACCAGGCGCACCGCTTCCGCTACGCCCTGCTCGCCTTCGACGTCGCGACGATCGCCTTCGTGATCGCGACCTCGTTCCTGCCGCTCTCGCCCTGGATCCTCGCCCTCGACGGAGTGCTCGGGCTCGGGGTGCTGGCGGATTTCCTCGGCCGCCTGATGATCAGCCGGGCGCCGGCCCGCGAGTTCCTGCGCCTGAGCACCTGGACGGACGTGGTCGCCATCGCCTCCTTCCTGGCGCCGATGTTCGCGGAGGGCGTCGGCTTCCTGCGCATCCTGCGCACGCTGCGCCTGTTGCGCACCTACCAATTGCTCGAGCGCCTGCGCCACGACAGTGCGTTCTTCCGGCGCAACGAGGAGGCGATCCTCGCGGCGACCAACCTCGTGGTGTTCGTGTTCGTGATGACCGGCGTGGTCTACGTCACGCAGCACCGCACCAATCCGGCGATCGGCAGCCCGGTCGATGCCCTGTACTTCACCGTCACGTCGCTGACGACAACCGGCTACGGCGACATCACCCTCCCAGGCACGTCCGGACGGCTGATCTCGGTGTTCGTGATGATCTGCGGCGTGACGCTGTTCTTCCGCCTCGCCCAGGTGGTGTTCCGGCCCTACAAGGTGCGCTTCCCCTGCCCGACCTGCGGCCTGCAGCGGCACGAGCCCGATGCCGTGCATTGCAAGGCCTGCGGCACGACGCTGAACATTCCCGATGAGGGCGCCGACTGA
- a CDS encoding aspartate aminotransferase family protein, translating into MTSSLLPTYARAKVSFERGEGAWLIARDGSRYLDFGAGIAVNSVGHGHPHLVAALTEQAQKVWHVSNLFEVPEAERLAQRLTEASFADVVFFANSGAEANEACIKMARKYHAAGGHPERYRIVTFEGAFHGRTLATIAAGGQQKYIDGFGPKVDGFDQVPFGDLEALKTAITPETAALMIEPIQGEGGLRVVSHEWLRTLRALCDEHGLLLIMDEVQTGIGRTGKLFAHEWSGVTPDILSSAKGLGGGFPVGACLATREAARGMVVGSHGTTFGGNPLAMAVANAVLDIVLAPGFLDQVRQTGLLLKQRLAALKDRHPDVVDEIRGEGLMTGLRLLVPNTDFAAAARDEHLLVIPAGDNVVRLLPPLIIGEAEVSAALDKLEAACAAMETRGRKAAE; encoded by the coding sequence GTGACCTCCTCGCTGCTGCCGACCTACGCCCGGGCCAAGGTGTCCTTCGAGCGCGGTGAGGGCGCTTGGCTCATCGCCCGAGACGGCTCGCGATACCTCGATTTCGGCGCCGGCATCGCGGTCAACTCGGTCGGCCACGGCCATCCGCATCTCGTCGCCGCGCTGACCGAGCAGGCCCAGAAGGTCTGGCACGTCTCGAACCTGTTCGAGGTGCCGGAGGCCGAGCGGCTGGCCCAGCGCCTGACCGAGGCGAGCTTCGCCGACGTGGTGTTCTTCGCCAATTCCGGTGCCGAGGCCAACGAGGCCTGCATCAAGATGGCGCGCAAGTACCACGCCGCCGGCGGCCATCCGGAGCGCTACCGGATCGTCACCTTCGAGGGCGCCTTCCACGGCCGCACGCTCGCCACCATCGCGGCCGGCGGCCAGCAGAAGTATATCGACGGCTTCGGCCCGAAGGTCGACGGGTTCGACCAGGTGCCGTTCGGCGACCTCGAGGCCCTGAAGACCGCGATCACGCCCGAGACCGCCGCCCTGATGATCGAGCCGATCCAGGGCGAGGGCGGCCTGCGGGTCGTCTCGCACGAGTGGCTGCGCACCCTGCGGGCTCTGTGCGACGAGCACGGCCTCCTGCTCATCATGGACGAGGTCCAGACCGGCATCGGCCGGACCGGCAAGCTCTTCGCCCATGAATGGTCGGGCGTGACGCCGGACATCCTGTCCTCGGCCAAGGGCCTCGGCGGCGGCTTCCCCGTCGGCGCCTGCCTCGCCACCCGCGAGGCCGCCCGCGGCATGGTGGTGGGCAGCCACGGCACCACCTTCGGCGGCAACCCGCTCGCCATGGCGGTGGCCAATGCCGTGCTCGACATCGTGCTCGCCCCCGGCTTCCTCGACCAGGTGCGCCAGACCGGCCTGCTTTTGAAGCAGCGGCTCGCCGCCCTCAAGGACCGCCACCCGGACGTCGTCGACGAGATCCGCGGCGAGGGCCTGATGACCGGCCTGCGCCTCCTCGTGCCGAACACCGATTTCGCCGCCGCCGCCCGGGACGAGCACCTGCTCGTCATCCCGGCCGGCGACAACGTCGTGCGCCTGCTGCCGCCGCTGATCATCGGCGAGGCCGAGGTGAGCGCGGCGCTGGACAAGCTGGAGGCGGCCTGCGCCGCCATGGAGACGAGGGGCCGGAAGGCCGCCGAGTGA
- a CDS encoding NepR family anti-sigma factor encodes MTQMPPGLPKTAPALPLSVQEHLGERLRAHYAAVEDEAAPDAFSELLSRLDLALAALGAPKEDRFREDLLAAAPALRRFALTLTANPARADDLVQDTMLKAWQNRDRFEHGTNLSAWLFTIMRNAFYSEHRKRSREVEDGEGVYSARLTSAPNQGDRLDVQDLQAALNKLVAEQREALMLVAVGDLSYEDAAALMQCKVGTVKSRVCRARDKLAELLGYSGGELGADRLTRSAMGHAGTVMLDG; translated from the coding sequence ATGACCCAGATGCCCCCCGGCCTTCCGAAGACCGCCCCGGCCCTGCCCCTGTCGGTGCAGGAGCACCTCGGCGAGCGGCTTCGCGCCCATTACGCGGCGGTCGAGGACGAGGCGGCGCCCGATGCCTTCTCGGAGCTGCTCAGCCGGCTGGACCTGGCGCTCGCCGCCCTCGGCGCGCCCAAGGAGGACCGGTTCCGCGAGGACCTGCTCGCGGCGGCGCCGGCCTTGCGCCGCTTCGCCCTGACCCTGACCGCCAACCCGGCCCGGGCCGACGATCTGGTGCAGGACACGATGCTGAAGGCCTGGCAGAACCGCGACCGGTTCGAGCACGGCACCAATCTCAGCGCGTGGCTGTTCACGATCATGCGCAACGCCTTCTATTCGGAGCACCGCAAGCGCTCCCGCGAGGTCGAGGACGGCGAGGGCGTGTACTCGGCCCGCCTGACCTCCGCGCCCAACCAGGGTGACCGCCTCGACGTGCAGGATCTCCAGGCCGCGCTCAACAAGCTGGTGGCCGAGCAGCGCGAGGCGCTGATGCTGGTCGCCGTCGGCGACCTGTCCTACGAGGATGCCGCCGCGCTGATGCAGTGCAAGGTCGGCACGGTGAAGAGCCGGGTCTGCCGCGCCCGCGACAAGCTCGCCGAACTCCTCGGTTATTCCGGCGGCGAGCTCGGGGCCGACCGGCTCACCCGCTCGGCGATGGGACATGCCGGCACGGTGATGCTCGACGGCTGA
- a CDS encoding Hsp33 family molecular chaperone, translating to MSEITPSPSSEGRDDAILPFAVEPLDVRGRIVRLGPSVDTILRRHGYPGTVARLLGEAAALTVLLGSSLKFQGRFQLQTKSDGPVDMVVVDFEAPDRVRATARFDAGRVAEAGPRAGTADLLGRGHLAMTIDQGSVQSRYQGVVALEGQGFEEAAHQYFRQSEQIPTRVRLAVAEQIEGGGEAHGNSWRAGGLLMQFLPHSPDRARLADLPPGDLPEGHALLDESRQEDDAWVEAKSLVATIEDHELVDPTVSSERLLYRLFHERGVRVFEAQGVHEACRCSRERVMGMVRNFSPEERRDIVGEDGRIGITCEFCSRHYDLDPAEVEAEIAADPQA from the coding sequence ATGTCCGAGATCACTCCTTCCCCATCCTCCGAGGGCCGCGACGACGCGATCCTACCCTTCGCCGTCGAGCCCCTCGACGTGCGCGGCCGCATCGTGCGCCTCGGCCCCTCGGTCGACACCATCCTGCGCCGGCACGGCTATCCCGGGACGGTGGCGCGTCTCCTCGGCGAGGCCGCGGCGCTGACGGTGCTGCTCGGCTCCTCGCTGAAGTTCCAGGGCCGGTTCCAGCTCCAGACCAAGTCCGACGGCCCGGTCGACATGGTGGTGGTGGATTTCGAGGCGCCCGACCGGGTGCGCGCCACCGCCCGCTTCGATGCCGGCCGCGTCGCCGAGGCCGGTCCCCGCGCCGGCACCGCCGATCTCCTCGGCCGCGGCCATCTCGCGATGACCATCGACCAGGGCTCGGTGCAGAGCCGCTACCAGGGCGTGGTCGCGCTCGAAGGCCAGGGCTTCGAGGAAGCGGCGCACCAGTATTTCCGCCAGTCGGAGCAGATCCCGACCCGGGTCCGCCTCGCCGTCGCCGAGCAGATCGAGGGCGGGGGAGAGGCTCACGGCAACTCCTGGCGTGCCGGCGGCCTGCTGATGCAGTTCCTGCCGCACTCGCCCGACCGGGCGCGGCTGGCCGACCTGCCGCCCGGCGACCTGCCGGAGGGGCACGCGCTCCTCGACGAGAGCCGGCAGGAGGACGACGCCTGGGTCGAGGCTAAGTCCCTGGTGGCGACGATCGAGGACCACGAACTCGTCGATCCGACCGTCTCGAGCGAGCGCCTGCTCTACCGCCTGTTCCACGAGCGCGGCGTGCGGGTGTTCGAGGCCCAAGGGGTCCACGAGGCCTGCCGCTGCTCGCGCGAGCGGGTGATGGGCATGGTGCGCAACTTCTCGCCCGAGGAGCGCCGCGACATCGTCGGCGAGGATGGCCGGATCGGCATCACCTGCGAGTTCTGCTCGCGCCACTACGACCTCGATCCCGCCGAGGTCGAAGCCGAGATCGCCGCCGACCCGCAGGCCTGA
- the nhaA gene encoding Na+/H+ antiporter NhaA, whose product MTIQAPLPIRRPFSALRAMLHNEASGGLVLMASAALALVVANSAYADTYFAALKAYLGPLSLLHWINDALMAVFFLLVGLEIKREVLDGRLRTWPDRILPGVAALGGMMMPALVYTAINWHSPETLRGWAIPAATDIAFALGVLALLGSRVPVSLKVFLTALAIIDDLGAVLIIAAFYTADLSLPMLGGAGLTLAVLYGLNKAGVARLWPYLLLGVVLWVFVLKSGIHATIAGVLLALTIPLRLSVGKPDDPTSPLHILEHAIHPWSAFLILPIFGFANAGVSLAGFKPAMLLDPVTLGVALGLFVGKQLGVFGFVLGVVRLGWAQRPARATWLQVYGVALLCGVGFTMSLFIGLLAFADSPELEAETKIGVLAGSLLCMAAGALVLRLAPPAPAPAKSRTS is encoded by the coding sequence ATGACGATCCAGGCACCCCTGCCCATTCGCCGGCCGTTCTCGGCCTTGCGCGCCATGCTGCACAACGAGGCCAGCGGCGGCCTGGTGCTGATGGCGAGCGCGGCGCTCGCGCTGGTCGTCGCCAATTCCGCCTATGCGGATACCTATTTCGCGGCCCTGAAGGCCTATCTCGGCCCGCTGAGCCTGCTGCACTGGATCAACGACGCCCTGATGGCGGTGTTCTTCCTGCTGGTCGGCCTCGAGATCAAGCGCGAGGTTCTGGACGGGCGGCTGCGCACCTGGCCGGACCGCATCCTGCCGGGTGTCGCGGCGCTGGGCGGCATGATGATGCCGGCGCTGGTCTACACCGCGATCAACTGGCATTCCCCGGAGACCCTGCGCGGCTGGGCGATTCCGGCCGCCACCGACATCGCCTTCGCCCTCGGGGTGCTGGCTTTGCTCGGCTCGCGCGTGCCGGTCTCACTCAAGGTCTTCCTGACCGCGCTCGCGATCATCGACGACCTCGGCGCGGTCCTGATCATCGCGGCCTTCTACACCGCCGACCTGTCGCTGCCGATGCTCGGGGGCGCCGGCCTGACGCTCGCCGTGCTCTACGGGCTCAACAAGGCCGGCGTCGCGCGCCTGTGGCCCTACCTGCTGCTCGGCGTGGTGCTGTGGGTGTTCGTGCTCAAATCCGGCATCCACGCGACGATCGCCGGCGTGCTGCTGGCGCTGACGATCCCGTTGCGCCTCAGCGTCGGCAAGCCGGACGACCCGACCTCGCCGCTGCACATCCTCGAACACGCGATCCATCCGTGGTCGGCATTCCTGATCCTGCCGATCTTCGGCTTCGCCAATGCGGGCGTGTCCCTGGCCGGGTTCAAGCCGGCGATGCTGCTCGATCCCGTGACTCTCGGCGTGGCTCTGGGCCTGTTCGTCGGCAAGCAGCTCGGCGTGTTCGGGTTCGTGCTGGGCGTGGTCAGGCTCGGCTGGGCGCAGCGGCCGGCCCGCGCGACCTGGCTTCAGGTCTACGGCGTGGCGCTGCTGTGCGGGGTCGGGTTCACCATGAGCCTGTTCATCGGCCTCCTGGCCTTCGCCGACAGTCCCGAACTGGAGGCCGAGACCAAGATCGGCGTGCTGGCCGGCTCGCTGCTCTGCATGGCGGCCGGAGCCCTGGTGCTGCGGCTGGCCCCGCCTGCGCCCGCGCCTGCCAAGTCGCGGACGTCCTGA
- a CDS encoding CsbD family protein gives MNRDQIEGGLRHLKGRGQTALGAVAGRARPQAEGAVNQVLGGAQYAYGRGREVAEDLSHDGAALAREIETRGRHAYARGREAYGEARHRGRSALRRAESHPTETLVAVAGLAFVAGWLLKGRH, from the coding sequence ATGAACAGGGACCAGATCGAGGGTGGATTGCGCCACCTCAAGGGCCGCGGCCAGACCGCCCTCGGCGCCGTCGCCGGCCGGGCCCGGCCGCAGGCGGAAGGCGCGGTGAACCAGGTCCTGGGCGGCGCCCAATACGCCTATGGCCGCGGCCGGGAGGTCGCCGAGGATCTGTCGCATGACGGAGCGGCGCTTGCCCGCGAGATCGAGACGCGGGGCCGCCACGCCTATGCGCGCGGGCGCGAGGCCTATGGCGAGGCGCGCCACCGCGGCCGGTCCGCCCTGCGCCGGGCCGAATCGCACCCGACCGAGACGCTCGTCGCGGTGGCCGGCCTCGCCTTCGTCGCCGGCTGGCTGCTGAAGGGCCGCCACTGA